One region of Vigna angularis cultivar LongXiaoDou No.4 chromosome 10, ASM1680809v1, whole genome shotgun sequence genomic DNA includes:
- the LOC108335429 gene encoding pectinesterase inhibitor 9, whose product MATTVRLVSLLLMNLVIYMSSTAQCSITKHADPNPAEFVKLSCRATRYPVLCVHSLMAYAGVIHRSDRQLAMTALSVSISRTRKFLKKMSKARGMKGREWRAVQDCVETIGDSVERLKQSVRELGRTGLGEDFAWHMSNVQTWVSAALTDDNTCLDGFAGSAMNGNVKSDITERVVHVAQVTSNALALVNRFASTHATHSP is encoded by the coding sequence ATGGCAACCACAGTGAGGCTTGTTTCACTGCTTCTCATGAACCTTGTAATTTACATGAGCAGCACCGCACAATGTTCCATAACCAAACACGCAGACCCTAACCCTGCAGAGTTCGTGAAGTTGTCGTGCAGGGCAACACGGTACCCTGTTTTATGTGTCCACTCGCTGATGGCCTACGCAGGCGTCATTCACCGAAGCGACCGGCAACTTGCGATGACGGCTTTGTCGGTGAGTATATCAAGGACCCGAAAATTCCTGAAGAAGATGTCGAAAGCGAGAGGCATGAAGGGTAGGGAGTGGAGAGCGGTGCAAGATTGTGTGGAGACCATTGGTGACAGCGTGGAGCGTCTCAAGCAATCGGTTAGGGAGTTGGGGCGAACGGGGTTGGGGGAAGACTTTGCATGGCACATGAGCAACGTCCAGACATGGGTTAGCGCTGCCTTAACCGACGACAACACTTGTCTCGACGGCTTTGCCGGTTCCGCCATGAACGGAAACGTGAAGAGCGATATAACGGAGAGGGTTGTCCATGTTGCTCAAGTCACTAGCAACGCTCTCGCCTTGGTTAATCGCTTTGCTTCCACCCACGCTACTCACTCTCCTTAA
- the LOC108336003 gene encoding hsp70-Hsp90 organizing protein 3 encodes MADDAKAKGNAAFASKDYATAIRHFSDAIALAPDNHVLYSNRSAAYASLKNYSDALIDAKKTVELKPDWSKGYSRLGAAHLGLSQYEDALSAYKKGLEFDPNNEPLRAGLADAQKALAEASRPRSSAANPFGDAFSGPEMWTRLTADPSTRAYLQQPDFVKMMQDIQRDPNKLNLHLNDKRVMQAIGVLLNVKIQTSPPADADIPDSPSASPSPSERKRAAEAEPTKQPEPEPEPQPMDLSEEDKSAKQRKAEALKEKEAGNAAYKKKDFDTAIQHYTNALELDDEDISYLTNRAAVYLEMGKYEDCIKDCDKAVERGRELRSDFKMIARALTRKGTALVKMAKCSKDYDPAIETFQKALTEHRNPDTLKKLNEAEKAKKDLEQLEYFDPKLADEEREKGNEFFKQQKYPEAVKHYSESIRRNPKDPRAYSNRAACYTKLAALPEGLKDAEKCIELDPTFVKGYTRKGAVQYFMKEYDKALETYKEGLKYDANNQELLEGIRTCIQQINKASRGDLSPEELKERQAKAMQDPEIQIILQDPVMRQVLVDFQENPKAAQEHTKNPMVMNKIQKLVSAGIVQMR; translated from the exons ATGGCCGACGACGCAAAAGCCAAGGGCAACGCCGCTTTCGCCTCCAAGGACTACGCCACCGCTATTCGCCACTTCTCCGACGCCATCGCCTTGGCCCCTGACAACCACGTCCTCTATTCCAACCGATCCGCCGCCTACGCGTCCCTCAAAAACTACTCCGATGCCCTAATCGATGCCAAGAAGACCGTCGAACTCAAGCCTGACTGGTCCAAGGGCTACAGTCGTCTCGGCGCCGCGCATCTCGGCCTCTCCCAATATGAAGACGCACTTTCGGCTTACAAGAAGGGCCTCGAATTCGACCCCAACAACGAGCCCCTCAGGGCCGGTCTTGCCGATGCGCAGAAGGCTCTAGCTGAGGCCTCCAGACCCCGCTCCTCCGCTGCCAACCCCTTCGGCGATGCATTCTCAGGGCCCGAGATGTGGACCCGGCTCACCGCGGACCCCTCAACTAGGGCTTACCTCCAACAGCCGGATTTCGTGAAGATGATGCAGGATATCCAGAGAGATCCTAACAAACTAAACCTGCATTTGAATGACAAGAGAGTCATGCAAGCCATAGGGGTTTTGCTCAACGTCAAGATTCAAACCTCTCCCCCCGCCGACGCTGACATACCGGATTCGCCCTCTGCGTCCCCGTCCCCGTCCGAGAGGAAGAGAGCCGCGGAAGCTGAACCCACCAAGCAGCCCGAGCCTGAACCCGAACCCCAGCCCATGGATTTGTCTGAGGAGGACAAGAGCGCGAAGCAGAGGAAGGCTGAGGCTCTGAAAGAAAAGGAAGCGGGCAATGCAGCGTATAAGAAGAAGGATTTTGATACTGCAATTCAACATTACACCAATGCTTTGGAGTTGGATGATGAAGATATATCGTATCTCACCAACCGCGCTGCTGTGTACTTGGAAATGGGAAAG TATGAGGACTGTATAAAAGATTGTGACAAGGCTGTTGAAAGAGGAAGAGAGCTAAGATCAGATTTTAAGATGATAGCCAGAGCTTTGACAAGGAAAGGAACTGCCTTGGTGAAAATGGCGAAGTGCTCAAAGGATTACGACCCTGCCATTGAAACATTCCAGAAAGCACTAACTGAGCATCGCAACCCTGACACTTTGAAGAAACTTAATGAAGCTGAAAAGGCAAAAAAAGATCTGGAACAACTAGAATATTTTGATCCAAAGTTGGCTGatgaggagagagaaaaag GAAATGAATTCTTTAAGCAGCAGAAGTATCCCGAGGCTGTGAAGCATTACTCAGAGTCTATACGAAGAAATCCAAAAGATCCTAGG GCCTATAGTAACAGAGCAGCATGCTATACTAAGTTGGCGGCATTGCCTGAAGGTTTAAAGGATGCAGAGAAGTGTATTGAACTTGATCCAACCTTCGTTAAGGGTTATACCAGGAAGGGTGCGGTGCAGTATTTCATGAAGGAGTATGACAAAGCTTTGGAAACATATAAGGAGGGATTGAAATATGACGCTAACAACCAGGAGTTGCTTGAAGGAATTAGAAC TTGTATACAACAAATTAATAAGGCTAGCCGTGGAGACTTAAGTCCTGAGGAATTGAAGGAGAGACAG GCAAAGGCAATGCAGGATCCAGAAATTCAGATCATTCTCCAAGACCCTGTTATGAGACAG GTGTTGGTTGATTTCCAGGAAAATCCCAAGGCTGCACAGGAACATACGAAGAATCCTATGGTGATGAACAAGATCCAGAAGCTGGTCAGCGCCGGAATTGTTCAGATGAGGTAA
- the LOC108336067 gene encoding thylakoid lumenal protein TL20.3, chloroplastic isoform X1, with protein sequence MMALNSLSPLSVNSLLVSSSSTSLTSDSHSKPFAISCQLNSNRVNSEERRKSVGCSTAPANAEFRKWGKVVSATLAAAVIAFGSDMSALADLNKFEAEMRGEFGIGSAAQFGSADLRKAVHVNENFRRANFTAADMRESDFSGSTFNGAYLEKAVAYKANFSGADLSDTLMDRMVLNEANLTNAILLRTVLTRSDLGGAIIEGADFSDAVLDLTQKQALCKYASGTNPVTGVSTRVSLGCGNKRRNAYGSPSSPLLSAPPQKLLDRDGFCDEATGLCDAK encoded by the exons ATGATGGCGCTCAATTCGTTGTCACCACTTTCCGTTAATTCTCTTCTCGTATCTTCAAGCTCAACTTCCCTCACTTCGGATTCTCATTCAAAGCCCTTTGCCATTTCCTGCCAATTGAACTCAAACAGAGTTAACtctgaagaaagaagaaagagtgtTGGTTGTAGTACAGCGCCTGCCAATGCCGAATTCAGGAAATGGGGGAAAGTGGTTTCGGCCACGCTGGCGGCCGCCGTCATTGCCTTCGGCTCTGACATGTCTGCCCTTGCTGATCTCAACAAATTTGAGGCTGAAATGAGGGGTGAATTTGGAATAGGATCGGCAGCACAATTTGGCTCTGCAGATCTCAG GAAAGCAGTGCATGTGAATGAAAATTTcag AAGAGCCAATTTCACAGCTGCTGATATGAGAGAATCTGATTTTAGCGGTTCAACTTTCAATGGTGCATACCTTGAGAAAGCTGTTGCATACAAGGCAAATTTTTCAG GGGCCGATTTAAGTGATACATTGATGGATCGCATG GTTTTAAACGAAGCCAATCTCACTAATGCCATTCTCCTTAGAACAGTCCTCACACGGAGTGACCTTGGGGGTGCCATCATCGAAGGTGCTGACTTTAGTGATGCTGTGTTGGACCTTACCCAAAAGCAG GCTTTATGCAAGTATGCCAGTGGCACAAATCCTGTTACAGGAGTGAGCACAAGAGTAAGCTTAGGTTGTGGAAACAAACGACGAAATGCTTATGGCTCCCCATCATCTCCCCTTTTAAGTGCTCCACCACAGAAACTGCTTGACCGAGATGGTTTCTGTGATGAAGCAACAGGACTTTGCGATGCAAAGTAG
- the LOC108335354 gene encoding uncharacterized protein LOC108335354: MATLSFGFATTSVSAAAGYRRRSNCRWRRPTILSVGWDPEGVLGPPQTGHLARLEFRRRLERDSEAREAFQRQVEEEKERRQTLRQSRILPDTPEELIEYFLDTEAQEIEFEIARMRTRLDEGFFAQLKFELGQLRFAVNKTEHMEERQIELEALEKAIQEGIEAYDKMQGELIKARASLTKILTSKDVKATLLDMVEKNEINRSLLALLDENIANAHKGNQKKAAEYMEKLRGSVIRYMTV, from the exons ATGGCCACACTTAGCTTTGGCTTTGCTACCACAAGTGTGAGTGCCGCCGCTGGTTATCGCAGGAGAAGCAACTGCAGGTGGCGCAGACCCACAATTTTGTCCGTTGGATGG GACCCCGAAGGCGTGCTTGGCCCACCCCAAACCGGCCACCTCGCCAGGCTCGAGTTTCGAAGACGCCTCGAGAGAGACTCAGAAGCACGCGAGGCCTTCCAACGTCAAGtcgaagaagagaaagaacgCCGTCAAACCCTTCGACAA TCACGTATTCTTCCCGATACCCCAGAAGAGCTCATTGAATACTTCCTTGACACTGAAGCTCAGGAGATTGAGTTTGAGATTGCAAGAATGAGAACGCG ATTGGATGAAGGATTCTTTGCTCAACTGAAATTCGAGTTAGGACAGCTTCGGTTCGCTGTTAACAAAACTGAG CACATGGAGGAAAGACAGATTGAACTAGAGGCTCTAGAGAAAGCCATACAAGAAGGAATAg AAGCCTACGATAAGATGCAAGGGGAACTCATAAAAGCCAGGGCAAGCCTAACCAAAATCTTGACATCAAAGGATGTTAAGGCAACT TTGCTGGATATGGTTGAAAAGAATGAGATTAATAGATCTTTGTTGGCACTTCTAGATGAAAACATAGCAAATGCACACAAGGGTAACCAG AAAAAGGCTGCAGAATACATGGAGAAGCTTCGGGGGTCTGTTATTAGGTACATGACAGTTTAG
- the LOC108335578 gene encoding non-specific lipid transfer protein GPI-anchored 9 isoform X2, with amino-acid sequence MMKVWMLVLVLSISAIGFCNGLDVPPCLTPLSPCINFLNSTDPPQTCCNPIKEMNATQNSCFCQLALTPPGALEALGITIPQALQLVQSCGVNFKITSCKATVGGDEGGTCRATFSGFSFALFLGVYAVFN; translated from the exons atgatgaaggttTGGATGTTGGTTTTGGTGTTGAGCATCAGTGCGATTGGGTTTTGTAATGGACTAGATGTACCACCATGCCTCACGCCGCTATCTCCATGCATTAATTTTTTGAACTCCACTGACCCACCCCAAACTTGCTGCAATCCAATCAAAGAAATGAACGCAACCCAGAATTCATGTTTCTGCCAACTTGCATTAACTCCTCCTGGAGCACTTGAAGCTTTGGGTATCACTATCCCTCAGGCTCTTCAACTTGTTCAATCTTGCGGCGTCAACTTCAAAATCACCTCCTGCAAAG CAACGGTGGGAGGTGATGAAGGAGGCACATGCAGAGCTACATTCAGTGGGTTCTCCTTCGCACTGTTCTTGGGTGTTTACGCTGTGTTTAATTAG
- the LOC108334657 gene encoding acid beta-fructofuranosidase isoform X2, translated as MARSLSSHSELPCSYVPIPDGSYSPAEPPRHVTKKVLLISSVLLLLLLSLVTFNAYYPHSSGDGDRASLTPTTPDEFEFSPHTVPSSMLKPFSRGVSSGVSEKSSWMLKSSNGESYPWSNSMLSWQRTAYHFQPEKNWMNGPMYYKGWYHFFYQYNPKGAVWGTIVWGHAVSRDLIHWLHLPLAMVADQWYDQNGVWTGSATILPDGQVIMLYTGSTNESVQVQNLAYPADPSDPLLVDWIKYPSNPVLFPPPGIDTKDFRDPTTAWLTSEGKWRISIGSKLNKTGIALVYDTSDFKTYERVEGLLRAVPGTGMWECVDFFPVSSEGENGLDASINGENVKHVVKVSLDDDRHDYYAVGTYDEKNAKFTPDDLKNDVGIGLRYDYGIFYASKTFYDQSKGRRVLWSWIGESDSEYADVAKGWASIQGIPRTVTLDKKTGSSLLQWPVAEVESLRLGSNEFENLKVKPGSVVPLEVGTAAQLDIVAEFEIDNKALEMTGQSNKAYECSTSGGAAERGALGPFGLLVLADDDLSEYTPTYFYVVKGNDGQLKTSFCSDQLRSSLATDVGKKIFGSSVTVLEDEKLSVRILVDHSVVESFAQGGRTCVTSRVYPTKAIYGAARLFLFNNATEVTVTASVKVWQMNSAFIRPFNPQQSNSI; from the exons ATGGCACGCTCCCTCTCCTCTCATTCCGAACTCCCTTGTTCCTACGTTCCTATACCCGACGGATCCTATTCTCCGGCGGAGCCTCCAAGACACGTGACGAAAAAGGTGCTTCTCATCTCATCTGTGTTGCTCCTGCTGCTTCTGTCCTTGGTGACCTTCAATGCCTACTACCCGCATTCATCTGGAGACGGAGATCGTGCTTCATTAACACCAACAACGCCCGATGAATTCGAATTCAGCCCTCACACGGTACCAAGCTCAATGTTGAAACCATTTTCACGTGGCGTCTCTTCAGGGGTGTCGGAGAAGTCCAGCTGGATGTTGAAGAGCAGCAATGGAGAATCCTATCCTTGGAGCAATAGCATGCTGTCATGGCAGCGAACGGCTTATCACTTCCAGCCTGAGAAGAATTGGATGAACG GTCCTATGTACTACAAAGGGTGGTATCACTTCTTCTACCAATACAATCCGAAAGGTGCAGTTTGGGGTACCATAGTTTGGGGGCACGCTGTATCAAGGGACTTGATTCACTGGCTTCACCTTCCACTGGCAATGGTGGCTGATCAATGGTATGACCAAAACGGTGTGTGGACAGGCTCTGCCACCATCTTACCCGATGGTCAAGTCATCATGCTATACACTGGTTCCACCAACGAGTCAGTGCAGGTCCAAAACCTTGCATACCCTGCAGATCCCTCTGATCCTCTCCTTGTTGATTGGATCAAATACCCTTCAAATCCAGTTCTGTTCCCTCCACCAGGCATCGATACCAAGGATTTTCGTGACCCCACCACAGCTTGGCTCACCTCAGAAGGCAAGTGGCGCATCAGTATTGGTTCAAAGCTTAACAAAACTGGCATAGCCTTGGTTTATGATACCAGTGACTTTAAGACCTACGAGCGTGTGGAGGGACTGCTCCGTGCTGTGCCTGGCACTGGCATGTGGGAGTGTGTTGACTTCTTTCCAGTATCCAGTGAGGGTGAAAATGGCTTGGATGCTTCAATCAATGGGGAGAATGTAAAGCATGTGGTGAAGGTTAGCTTGGATGATGATAGACATGATTACTATGCAGTGGGGACTTACGATGAGAAGAATGCCAAGTTCACACCAGATGACTTGAAGAACGATGTTGGTATTGGACTCAGATATGACTACGGTATATTTTATGCATCCAAGACATTTTATGATCAGAGTAAGGGAAGGAGAGTGTTGTGGAGTTGGATTGGAGAGTCTGATAGCGAATATGCTGACGTAGCCAAAGGTTGGGCATCAATTCAG GGTATTCCAAGAACAGTGACACTTGATAAGAAAACTGGTAGCAGCTTACTTCAATGGCCTGTAGCAGAGGTGGAAAGTTTGAGATTGGGAAGCAAcgagtttgaaaatttgaaggtGAAGCCAGGGTCAGTGGTGCCACTTGAAGTTGGAACAGCTGCACAG TTGGACATTGTAGCTGAGTTTGAGATAGATAACAAAGCCTTGGAGATGACTGGCCAATCCAATAAGGCGTACGAGTGTAGCACCAGTGGTGGAGCAGCAGAACGTGGTGCCTTAGGACCATTTGGTCTTCTAGTTTTGGCTGATGATGATCTTTCTGAATACACTCCCACATACTTTTACGTGGTTAAAGGAAACGATGGACAACTTAAAACTTCCTTTTGCTCTGATCAATTAAG GTCTTCTCTAGCAACTGATGTTGGTAAGAAAATCTTTGGAAGCTCTGTTACAGTACTAGAAGATGAAAAACTGTCAGTGAGGATCTTG GTGGACCATTCTGTGGTGGAAAGTTTTGCTCAAGGTGGAAGAACATGCGTGACATCTCGAGTTTATCCAACGAAGGCAATCTATGGAGCTGCTAGAttgtttttattcaataatgCTACCGAAGTCACTGTGACTGCTTCAGTTAAAGTTTGGCAAATGAATTCTGCATTCATACGCCCCTTCAACCCACAACAAAGTAATTCTATATAA
- the LOC108336067 gene encoding thylakoid lumenal protein TL20.3, chloroplastic isoform X2: MKISAADMRESDFSGSTFNGAYLEKAVAYKANFSGADLSDTLMDRMVLNEANLTNAILLRTVLTRSDLGGAIIEGADFSDAVLDLTQKQALCKYASGTNPVTGVSTRVSLGCGNKRRNAYGSPSSPLLSAPPQKLLDRDGFCDEATGLCDAK; the protein is encoded by the exons ATGAAAATTTcag CTGCTGATATGAGAGAATCTGATTTTAGCGGTTCAACTTTCAATGGTGCATACCTTGAGAAAGCTGTTGCATACAAGGCAAATTTTTCAG GGGCCGATTTAAGTGATACATTGATGGATCGCATG GTTTTAAACGAAGCCAATCTCACTAATGCCATTCTCCTTAGAACAGTCCTCACACGGAGTGACCTTGGGGGTGCCATCATCGAAGGTGCTGACTTTAGTGATGCTGTGTTGGACCTTACCCAAAAGCAG GCTTTATGCAAGTATGCCAGTGGCACAAATCCTGTTACAGGAGTGAGCACAAGAGTAAGCTTAGGTTGTGGAAACAAACGACGAAATGCTTATGGCTCCCCATCATCTCCCCTTTTAAGTGCTCCACCACAGAAACTGCTTGACCGAGATGGTTTCTGTGATGAAGCAACAGGACTTTGCGATGCAAAGTAG
- the LOC108334657 gene encoding acid beta-fructofuranosidase isoform X1, with the protein MARSLSSHSELPCSYVPIPDGSYSPAEPPRHVTKKVLLISSVLLLLLLSLVTFNAYYPHSSGDGDRASLTPTTPDEFEFSPHTVPSSMLKPFSRGVSSGVSEKSSWMLKSSNGESYPWSNSMLSWQRTAYHFQPEKNWMNDPNGPMYYKGWYHFFYQYNPKGAVWGTIVWGHAVSRDLIHWLHLPLAMVADQWYDQNGVWTGSATILPDGQVIMLYTGSTNESVQVQNLAYPADPSDPLLVDWIKYPSNPVLFPPPGIDTKDFRDPTTAWLTSEGKWRISIGSKLNKTGIALVYDTSDFKTYERVEGLLRAVPGTGMWECVDFFPVSSEGENGLDASINGENVKHVVKVSLDDDRHDYYAVGTYDEKNAKFTPDDLKNDVGIGLRYDYGIFYASKTFYDQSKGRRVLWSWIGESDSEYADVAKGWASIQGIPRTVTLDKKTGSSLLQWPVAEVESLRLGSNEFENLKVKPGSVVPLEVGTAAQLDIVAEFEIDNKALEMTGQSNKAYECSTSGGAAERGALGPFGLLVLADDDLSEYTPTYFYVVKGNDGQLKTSFCSDQLRSSLATDVGKKIFGSSVTVLEDEKLSVRILVDHSVVESFAQGGRTCVTSRVYPTKAIYGAARLFLFNNATEVTVTASVKVWQMNSAFIRPFNPQQSNSI; encoded by the exons ATGGCACGCTCCCTCTCCTCTCATTCCGAACTCCCTTGTTCCTACGTTCCTATACCCGACGGATCCTATTCTCCGGCGGAGCCTCCAAGACACGTGACGAAAAAGGTGCTTCTCATCTCATCTGTGTTGCTCCTGCTGCTTCTGTCCTTGGTGACCTTCAATGCCTACTACCCGCATTCATCTGGAGACGGAGATCGTGCTTCATTAACACCAACAACGCCCGATGAATTCGAATTCAGCCCTCACACGGTACCAAGCTCAATGTTGAAACCATTTTCACGTGGCGTCTCTTCAGGGGTGTCGGAGAAGTCCAGCTGGATGTTGAAGAGCAGCAATGGAGAATCCTATCCTTGGAGCAATAGCATGCTGTCATGGCAGCGAACGGCTTATCACTTCCAGCCTGAGAAGAATTGGATGAACG ATCCTAATG GTCCTATGTACTACAAAGGGTGGTATCACTTCTTCTACCAATACAATCCGAAAGGTGCAGTTTGGGGTACCATAGTTTGGGGGCACGCTGTATCAAGGGACTTGATTCACTGGCTTCACCTTCCACTGGCAATGGTGGCTGATCAATGGTATGACCAAAACGGTGTGTGGACAGGCTCTGCCACCATCTTACCCGATGGTCAAGTCATCATGCTATACACTGGTTCCACCAACGAGTCAGTGCAGGTCCAAAACCTTGCATACCCTGCAGATCCCTCTGATCCTCTCCTTGTTGATTGGATCAAATACCCTTCAAATCCAGTTCTGTTCCCTCCACCAGGCATCGATACCAAGGATTTTCGTGACCCCACCACAGCTTGGCTCACCTCAGAAGGCAAGTGGCGCATCAGTATTGGTTCAAAGCTTAACAAAACTGGCATAGCCTTGGTTTATGATACCAGTGACTTTAAGACCTACGAGCGTGTGGAGGGACTGCTCCGTGCTGTGCCTGGCACTGGCATGTGGGAGTGTGTTGACTTCTTTCCAGTATCCAGTGAGGGTGAAAATGGCTTGGATGCTTCAATCAATGGGGAGAATGTAAAGCATGTGGTGAAGGTTAGCTTGGATGATGATAGACATGATTACTATGCAGTGGGGACTTACGATGAGAAGAATGCCAAGTTCACACCAGATGACTTGAAGAACGATGTTGGTATTGGACTCAGATATGACTACGGTATATTTTATGCATCCAAGACATTTTATGATCAGAGTAAGGGAAGGAGAGTGTTGTGGAGTTGGATTGGAGAGTCTGATAGCGAATATGCTGACGTAGCCAAAGGTTGGGCATCAATTCAG GGTATTCCAAGAACAGTGACACTTGATAAGAAAACTGGTAGCAGCTTACTTCAATGGCCTGTAGCAGAGGTGGAAAGTTTGAGATTGGGAAGCAAcgagtttgaaaatttgaaggtGAAGCCAGGGTCAGTGGTGCCACTTGAAGTTGGAACAGCTGCACAG TTGGACATTGTAGCTGAGTTTGAGATAGATAACAAAGCCTTGGAGATGACTGGCCAATCCAATAAGGCGTACGAGTGTAGCACCAGTGGTGGAGCAGCAGAACGTGGTGCCTTAGGACCATTTGGTCTTCTAGTTTTGGCTGATGATGATCTTTCTGAATACACTCCCACATACTTTTACGTGGTTAAAGGAAACGATGGACAACTTAAAACTTCCTTTTGCTCTGATCAATTAAG GTCTTCTCTAGCAACTGATGTTGGTAAGAAAATCTTTGGAAGCTCTGTTACAGTACTAGAAGATGAAAAACTGTCAGTGAGGATCTTG GTGGACCATTCTGTGGTGGAAAGTTTTGCTCAAGGTGGAAGAACATGCGTGACATCTCGAGTTTATCCAACGAAGGCAATCTATGGAGCTGCTAGAttgtttttattcaataatgCTACCGAAGTCACTGTGACTGCTTCAGTTAAAGTTTGGCAAATGAATTCTGCATTCATACGCCCCTTCAACCCACAACAAAGTAATTCTATATAA
- the LOC108336066 gene encoding NAC domain-containing protein 7, whose protein sequence is MNTFSHVPPGFRFHPTDEELVHHYLKKKVASKRIDPEVIKDIDLYKIEPWDLQELCKTGNDEQDEWYFFNHKDKKYPTGIRTNRATKAGFWKATGRDKAIYCKHCLTGMRKTLVFYKGRAPNGQKSDWIMHEYRLQTIENGTPQEEGWVVCRVFKKRMTTVRKMGDYVSPCWYDDQVSFMQELESPIPISNPNAPNRHPYPSKELELQFNIPHDAFLQLPQLQSPVILQSAASLSFSPVVSYGYGSKNNGNALQSSSLTQEHRQFHYASNDQSMDWRVLDQFVGNELSHDEHFSNVVHQMKLPADGSTKPETGQESASTSISGSQIDLWK, encoded by the exons ATGAACACGTTTTCACATGTTCCTCCCGGATTTCGTTTCCATCCCACTGATGAAGAACTTGTTCATCACTACCTTAAGAAAAAAGTAGCTTCTAAAAGGATTGACCCAGAAGTGATAAAAGACATTGATCTCTATAAAATCGAGCCATGGGATCTTCAAG AATTATGCAAAACTGGAAATGATGAACAAGATGAATGGTACTTCTTTAATCATAAGGACAAGAAGTATCCAACAGGAATTCGTACCAATAGAGCTACAAAAGCAGGATTCTGGAAAGCTACAGGGAGAGACAAGGCAATTTACTGTAAGCATTGTCTTACTGGAATGAGAAAGACTCTTGTGTTTTACAAAGGAAGAGCACCCAATGGACAAAAATCTGACTGGATCATGCATGAGTATCGGCTACAAACTATTGAAAATGGAACTCCTCAG GAAGAAGGGTGGGTTGTATGTAGAGTGTTCAAAAAACGAATGACAACAGTGAGGAAAATGGGTGATTACGTGTCGCCATGTTGGTATGATGACCAAGTCTCGTTCATGCAAGAACTGGAATCTCCAATTCCAATTTCTAACCCTAATGCACCAAATCGTCACCCCTACCCCAGCAAGGAGTTGGAATTGCAATTCAATATTCCCCATGACGCTTTCCTCCAACTTCCACAACTTCAAAGTCCCGTGATTCTTCAATCTGCGGCTAGTTTGAGTTTTAGCCCAGTTGTCTCTTACGGCTATGGTAGCAAGAACAATGGAAACGCTTTGCAGTCATCATCTCTCACTCAAGAACATCGACAGTTTCATTATGCTAGTAATGATCAATCTATGGATTGGCGAGTACTTGACCAGTTTGTGGGTAATGAGCTGAGTCACGATGAACATTTTTCCAATGTGGTTCACCAGATGAAGTTGCCGGCAGACGGATCTACAAAACCAGAAACCGGTCAGGAAAGTGCTTCAACTTCCATCTCCGGTTCCCAGATTGACCTCTGGAAATGA
- the LOC108335578 gene encoding non-specific lipid transfer protein GPI-anchored 9 isoform X1, whose protein sequence is MMKVWMLVLVLSISAIGFCNGLDVPPCLTPLSPCINFLNSTDPPQTCCNPIKEMNATQNSCFCQLALTPPGALEALGITIPQALQLVQSCGVNFKITSCKAPPPSLLPPSATVGGDEGGTCRATFSGFSFALFLGVYAVFN, encoded by the exons atgatgaaggttTGGATGTTGGTTTTGGTGTTGAGCATCAGTGCGATTGGGTTTTGTAATGGACTAGATGTACCACCATGCCTCACGCCGCTATCTCCATGCATTAATTTTTTGAACTCCACTGACCCACCCCAAACTTGCTGCAATCCAATCAAAGAAATGAACGCAACCCAGAATTCATGTTTCTGCCAACTTGCATTAACTCCTCCTGGAGCACTTGAAGCTTTGGGTATCACTATCCCTCAGGCTCTTCAACTTGTTCAATCTTGCGGCGTCAACTTCAAAATCACCTCCTGCAAAG CTCCGCCTCCGTCGTTGCTGCCGCCTTCTG CAACGGTGGGAGGTGATGAAGGAGGCACATGCAGAGCTACATTCAGTGGGTTCTCCTTCGCACTGTTCTTGGGTGTTTACGCTGTGTTTAATTAG